A region from the Azospirillaceae bacterium genome encodes:
- a CDS encoding methylated-DNA--[protein]-cysteine S-methyltransferase, translating into MVSLIAEKFTTFETALGRCAIAWNDAGIACLQLPAEDGGDIRRWRHRRVPGAVEEMPPPEVSTVMDAAVRYFRGEAIDFTGVAVDLRGQSDFFVRVYTALRTVAYGRTTTYGTLAAELGAGPEAARDVGAAMATNPVPLIIPCHRVLAAGGKIGGFSAPGGATTKVKMLHLEGVQTLVKAPDAPSPQGTFGF; encoded by the coding sequence ATGGTCAGCTTGATTGCCGAGAAGTTCACCACGTTCGAGACGGCGCTGGGCCGCTGCGCCATCGCCTGGAACGACGCCGGGATCGCCTGCCTCCAGCTGCCGGCGGAAGACGGCGGTGATATCCGGCGCTGGCGGCACCGCCGCGTGCCCGGCGCGGTGGAGGAGATGCCGCCGCCGGAAGTATCGACGGTGATGGACGCCGCGGTCCGCTATTTCCGGGGCGAGGCCATCGATTTCACCGGCGTGGCGGTCGATCTTCGCGGGCAGTCGGACTTCTTCGTCCGCGTCTATACCGCCCTGCGCACGGTGGCCTATGGCCGGACCACGACCTACGGCACCCTGGCGGCGGAGCTGGGTGCCGGCCCGGAAGCGGCGCGCGACGTCGGCGCGGCCATGGCGACCAACCCGGTGCCCCTGATCATCCCCTGCCACCGCGTCCTGGCCGCCGGTGGCAAGATCGGCGGCTTCTCGGCCCCGGGCGGCGCCACCACCAAGGTGAAGATGCTGCACCTGGAAGGGGTGCAAACGCTGGTGAAGGCACCCGACGCCCCTTCCCCCCAGGGGACGTTCGGCTTCTGA
- the cas3 gene encoding CRISPR-associated helicase Cas3' yields METAIPTFVRAYWGKARPMPGAARSWHPLAYHSLDVAAALGALLDLRPAWLHAMAAALGVDAAACRLRLLLAAALHDIGKFAENFQQKVPDLQRALLVEVGRQPVPCPASDGHGDIGQGLWRPLAKPRGLLPLTPWVLAAVAHHGAPTVSATPNNAIRPPSLDDAGACVDAVVALLGRPDFADPMPEEMGAEVWRVAGLVILADWIGSNQAWFPYAPPDLALPAYWDRARHQARLAVRAADLAEAPIAARVLLADLLPGSDATPLQQQAEREPSPDGPTLYIVEDLTGAGKTEAALLLAHRLMADGRAEGLYWALPTMATANGLYRRLADSHHCLFRQTGQGGRPSLVLAHSARDLNTAFQLSIAAPGRADYADAPNAADQDRSAEAHCAAFIADDAKKTFLAQVGVGTLDQALLAVLPVRHQALRLAALSRRVLVVDEAHSYDPYMNRALEQLLRFHGRLGGSAVVLSATLTAAQRQGLVNAYAGRTVALSRQDFPLLTRVRAGAAVEVPVASGRGTRRDLPVRRLDTAEAAMAALLDAAAQGHCAVYIRNTVRDALAAVDHLRRHAAQARGGAGVAVDLFHARYCLGDRLAREGAALDRFGKASTPAARRGRILVATQVVEQSLDLDFDFMATDLAPMDLLIQRAGRLHRHARPGRPPPELWVVGPPAVPDAPATWYQTPFPYAAKVYPDAVQLWLTQRTLDALGGLPLDSRSPRALIEPVFGATGAEGAPAVSAALARVGETAAGQRSAERGIARLNTLDPDRFDRGAAAWDSDIETPTRLGDPTLTLRLARWHDGHLTPWWQDAPGTGTIADPVPAGRTWRLSELTVRAGLLEVPLAPDAQAQAAIDAVRTRWPEDAPPILALTPAPDAPPDQDLWTGRWRDRQGHEQTVLYDAATGLRVP; encoded by the coding sequence TTGGAAACCGCGATCCCAACCTTCGTCAGGGCGTACTGGGGCAAGGCCCGGCCCATGCCGGGTGCCGCGCGATCATGGCATCCGCTGGCCTATCACAGCCTGGACGTGGCGGCGGCGCTGGGCGCGCTGCTGGACCTGCGGCCCGCCTGGCTGCACGCCATGGCGGCGGCCTTGGGGGTGGATGCGGCCGCCTGCCGCCTGCGCCTGCTGCTGGCCGCGGCACTGCACGACATCGGCAAGTTCGCGGAGAACTTTCAGCAGAAGGTGCCGGACCTTCAGCGTGCCCTGCTGGTCGAGGTCGGGCGGCAACCGGTCCCCTGCCCCGCCAGTGACGGCCATGGTGACATCGGCCAGGGGCTGTGGCGGCCGCTGGCCAAACCACGGGGACTGTTGCCCCTGACCCCGTGGGTGCTGGCGGCCGTCGCCCACCATGGCGCCCCCACCGTGTCGGCGACGCCCAATAATGCCATCAGGCCGCCCAGCCTGGACGATGCCGGCGCTTGCGTGGACGCCGTTGTCGCCCTGCTGGGCCGTCCCGACTTCGCCGACCCCATGCCCGAGGAGATGGGGGCGGAGGTGTGGCGGGTGGCGGGCCTGGTCATCCTGGCCGACTGGATCGGGTCGAACCAGGCCTGGTTCCCCTATGCCCCGCCGGACCTGGCCCTGCCGGCCTATTGGGACCGGGCCCGGCACCAGGCGCGCCTCGCCGTCCGGGCGGCGGATTTGGCGGAGGCACCCATCGCCGCCCGTGTCCTGCTGGCCGACCTGCTGCCGGGCAGCGACGCCACCCCGCTGCAACAGCAGGCCGAGCGCGAACCCAGCCCCGACGGCCCCACGCTTTATATCGTGGAGGACCTGACCGGTGCCGGCAAGACGGAGGCCGCCCTGCTGCTGGCCCACCGCCTGATGGCGGACGGCCGGGCGGAGGGGCTGTACTGGGCCCTGCCCACCATGGCCACCGCCAACGGCCTGTACCGGCGCCTGGCCGACAGCCACCATTGCCTGTTCCGGCAAACGGGGCAGGGGGGCCGGCCGTCCCTGGTGCTGGCGCACAGCGCCCGGGACCTGAACACCGCCTTCCAGCTGTCCATCGCCGCCCCCGGCCGGGCGGATTACGCCGATGCCCCCAATGCCGCCGATCAGGACCGCAGTGCGGAGGCCCACTGCGCCGCCTTCATCGCCGACGATGCCAAGAAGACCTTCCTGGCGCAGGTGGGCGTGGGCACCCTGGACCAGGCGTTGCTGGCCGTCCTGCCGGTGCGCCACCAGGCGCTGCGGCTGGCTGCCCTGTCCCGGCGGGTGCTGGTGGTCGACGAAGCCCACAGTTACGACCCTTATATGAACAGGGCGCTGGAACAGCTGTTGCGCTTCCACGGCCGGCTGGGCGGCAGTGCCGTGGTGCTGTCCGCCACCCTGACGGCGGCGCAGCGCCAGGGGCTGGTGAATGCCTATGCCGGCCGCACCGTCGCCCTGTCCCGCCAGGATTTCCCCCTGCTGACCCGCGTGCGCGCCGGTGCCGCCGTGGAGGTGCCGGTGGCGTCCGGCCGGGGCACCCGCCGCGACCTGCCCGTGCGCCGCCTGGACACGGCGGAGGCGGCGATGGCCGCCCTGCTGGACGCGGCCGCCCAGGGGCATTGCGCCGTCTATATCCGCAACACGGTGCGTGACGCGCTGGCCGCCGTGGACCATCTGCGGCGCCATGCAGCCCAGGCCAGGGGTGGGGCCGGCGTCGCGGTCGACCTGTTCCACGCCCGCTATTGCCTGGGCGACCGCCTAGCGCGGGAGGGGGCGGCGCTGGACCGGTTCGGCAAGGCGTCCACGCCGGCCGCGCGCCGGGGCCGCATCCTGGTGGCCACCCAGGTGGTGGAGCAGAGCCTGGATCTGGATTTCGATTTCATGGCCACCGACCTGGCGCCGATGGATTTGCTGATCCAGCGGGCCGGGCGCCTGCACCGCCATGCGCGGCCGGGCCGCCCGCCGCCGGAACTGTGGGTGGTGGGGCCGCCGGCCGTGCCCGACGCGCCCGCCACCTGGTACCAGACGCCGTTCCCCTACGCCGCCAAGGTCTACCCCGACGCCGTCCAACTGTGGCTGACCCAGCGCACGCTGGACGCCCTGGGCGGGCTGCCGCTGGACAGCCGCAGCCCGCGCGCCCTGATCGAGCCGGTGTTCGGCGCGACAGGGGCCGAGGGCGCCCCCGCCGTGTCCGCCGCCCTGGCCCGCGTGGGCGAGACCGCCGCCGGGCAACGGTCGGCGGAACGGGGCATCGCCCGGCTGAACACCCTGGACCCCGACCGGTTCGACCGGGGGGCCGCCGCCTGGGACAGCGACATCGAAACCCCCACCCGCCTGGGCGACCCCACCCTCACCCTGCGCCTGGCCCGCTGGCACGACGGCCACCTGACGCCCTGGTGGCAGGACGCGCCTGGTACCGGTACCATCGCCGATCCGGTCCCGGCCGGCCGCACCTGGCGCCTGTCGGAACTGACGGTGCGGGCCGGCCTGCTGGAGGTGCCGCTGGCGCCCGACGCGCAGGCGCAAGCCGCCATCGACGCCGTCCGCACCCGTTGGCCGGAAGACGCCCCACCCATCCTGGCACTGACCCCGGCACCCGACGCGCCGCCGGATCAAGACCTGTGGACCGGCCGCTGGCGCGACCGCCAGGGGCATGAGCAGACCGTGCTGTACGATGCCGCAACGGGCTTGCGCGTGCCGTGA
- a CDS encoding IS256 family transposase, which yields MTDPMMALRVMLEKGADADVLRQMIGFAAERLMELEVQELTGAGHGERSADRLVQRNGYRDRDWHTRAGTVELHIPKLRKGSYFPGFLEPRRMAEKALTAVIQEAYIQGVSTRAVDDLVQAMGMTGISKSQVSRLCEEIDGRVKTFLERPLEGDWPYLWIDATYVKVRQNGRIVSVAVTIAVAVNTNGRREILGMDIGTSEAETFWVEFLRKLKRRGLGGVKLVVSDAHEGIKAAVARVFRATWQRCRVHFMRNALAHAGKQGRRVVAAFIGTAFAQDDATAARTQWRQVADQLRPKVGKLAALMDEAEEDVLAFMSFPAAHRAKLHSTNPIERLNGEIKRRTEVVGIFPNEDAITRLVGAVLMEINDEWAVQRGRYMTLETIAAVGDDPTIMLPTVAA from the coding sequence ATGACCGACCCGATGATGGCGCTGCGCGTGATGCTTGAAAAGGGCGCAGACGCCGATGTCCTGAGACAGATGATCGGCTTTGCCGCCGAGCGACTGATGGAACTGGAGGTTCAGGAGTTGACCGGTGCCGGCCACGGCGAACGGTCGGCCGACCGCCTGGTTCAGCGCAATGGCTACCGTGACCGCGATTGGCATACCCGCGCCGGCACGGTGGAACTGCACATCCCCAAGCTGCGCAAGGGCAGCTACTTCCCAGGCTTCCTGGAGCCCCGCCGCATGGCGGAGAAAGCGCTGACCGCCGTGATCCAGGAGGCCTACATCCAGGGCGTCTCCACCCGCGCGGTGGACGACCTGGTCCAGGCCATGGGCATGACCGGCATCTCCAAGAGCCAGGTCAGCCGGCTGTGCGAGGAGATCGACGGCCGGGTTAAGACCTTCCTGGAACGGCCGCTGGAAGGCGACTGGCCCTACCTGTGGATCGACGCCACCTATGTGAAGGTCCGCCAGAACGGCCGCATCGTCTCCGTGGCCGTCACCATCGCCGTGGCGGTCAATACCAACGGTCGGCGAGAGATCCTGGGCATGGACATCGGCACCTCGGAAGCCGAGACCTTCTGGGTAGAGTTCCTGCGCAAGCTCAAACGCCGCGGCCTGGGTGGCGTCAAGCTGGTCGTCTCCGATGCCCACGAGGGCATCAAGGCCGCTGTCGCCCGCGTATTCCGTGCCACCTGGCAGCGTTGCCGTGTCCACTTTATGCGCAACGCCTTGGCCCACGCCGGCAAGCAAGGCCGCCGTGTGGTGGCTGCCTTCATCGGCACCGCCTTTGCCCAGGATGACGCCACCGCCGCCCGGACCCAGTGGCGCCAGGTCGCCGATCAACTCCGACCCAAGGTCGGCAAGCTCGCCGCCCTGATGGACGAGGCCGAGGAGGACGTCCTGGCCTTCATGTCCTTCCCCGCCGCCCACAGGGCAAAGCTGCACAGCACCAACCCCATCGAACGCCTCAACGGCGAGATCAAGCGCCGTACCGAGGTCGTCGGTATCTTCCCGAACGAGGACGCCATCACCCGCCTGGTGGGTGCCGTCCTCATGGAGATCAACGATGAATGGGCAGTTCAGCGCGGTCGCTACATGACCCTGGAAACCATCGCCGCCGTCGGCGATGATCCAACCATCATGCTGCCCACTGTCGCCGCATGA
- the casA gene encoding type I-E CRISPR-associated protein Cse1/CasA codes for MSLNLITDPWLPVRRQSGARARVSPAGVTEGLGDDPITALDFPRPDWNAAVTEWLVGVLFLALRPVGERAWALRFRAPPAPGELAAALAPWAVHFDLGADGAGGARAFQDSDALAGAEVRPLSGLLIDAPGENTVKNNADLFVKRREDLALCLPYAAAALITLQTYAPSGGAGHRTSLRGGGPLTTLLAPGVRREGGAEVATLWHLLWANVPDGAYASVEELAPARVLPWLSPTRVSDKGQVTTPDDTSPAMAFFACPRRIRLVFGDTDGDCGLGGGHGPMVTGYRTQNYGASYASGWQHPLSPYREDKKAGLLPLHPQAGASDYGDWLAWWGLRGAPAQMVALWQTRRDFVEDQLGHVGVRALGFDMDNMKARQWLEMRLPWVPVQGDKGEALRAALLAAADTAEATAQAVRFAAKLALHGQRQGHGYRLPENLPLDALPEPAERLWRETEGAFRTLVDALCRRHRDTDLAPDADLREGWTKTLRAAAWRIFDDTVDLDGLTDQVPHRLLFARDELGKRLLRAGGMGLRKARG; via the coding sequence ATGTCCCTCAACCTCATCACCGATCCCTGGCTGCCCGTCCGGCGGCAGTCCGGCGCGCGGGCGCGGGTCAGCCCGGCGGGGGTGACGGAGGGGTTGGGGGATGACCCCATAACGGCGCTGGACTTCCCCCGCCCGGACTGGAACGCGGCGGTGACGGAATGGCTGGTGGGGGTGCTGTTCCTGGCCCTACGGCCGGTGGGGGAACGGGCTTGGGCGCTGCGGTTCCGGGCGCCGCCGGCGCCGGGGGAACTGGCGGCGGCGCTGGCGCCCTGGGCGGTCCACTTCGACCTGGGGGCGGACGGGGCCGGCGGTGCGCGCGCCTTCCAGGATAGTGATGCGCTGGCCGGGGCGGAGGTGCGGCCGCTGTCGGGCCTGCTGATCGACGCGCCGGGCGAGAACACGGTGAAGAACAACGCCGACCTGTTCGTGAAGCGGCGGGAGGATCTGGCGCTGTGCCTGCCTTATGCCGCTGCCGCCCTGATCACCCTGCAAACCTATGCCCCCTCCGGCGGGGCCGGCCATCGCACCTCCCTGCGCGGCGGCGGGCCCCTGACCACCCTGCTGGCCCCCGGTGTGCGGCGGGAGGGTGGGGCGGAGGTCGCCACCCTGTGGCACCTGCTGTGGGCCAATGTGCCGGACGGCGCTTACGCCTCGGTTGAGGAACTGGCGCCGGCCCGGGTGCTCCCCTGGCTGTCGCCCACCCGCGTGTCCGACAAGGGCCAGGTCACCACGCCGGACGACACCAGCCCGGCCATGGCCTTCTTCGCCTGCCCCCGCCGCATCCGCCTGGTGTTCGGCGACACCGACGGCGACTGCGGCCTGGGCGGTGGGCACGGGCCCATGGTCACCGGCTATCGCACCCAGAACTACGGCGCCAGTTACGCCAGTGGCTGGCAGCACCCCCTGTCGCCCTACCGGGAGGACAAGAAGGCCGGCCTGCTGCCCCTGCATCCTCAGGCGGGCGCCAGCGATTATGGCGACTGGCTAGCGTGGTGGGGCCTGCGCGGCGCCCCGGCCCAGATGGTGGCGCTGTGGCAGACGCGGCGGGATTTCGTGGAGGACCAACTGGGCCATGTGGGCGTGCGCGCCCTGGGCTTCGACATGGACAACATGAAGGCCCGCCAGTGGCTGGAGATGCGCCTGCCCTGGGTGCCGGTGCAGGGCGACAAGGGCGAGGCCCTGCGCGCCGCCCTGCTGGCGGCGGCCGACACGGCGGAGGCCACGGCCCAGGCGGTGCGTTTCGCCGCCAAGCTGGCGCTGCACGGCCAGCGCCAGGGCCACGGTTACCGCCTGCCGGAGAATTTGCCACTGGACGCCCTGCCGGAACCGGCGGAACGGCTGTGGCGGGAGACGGAGGGCGCCTTCCGCACCCTGGTCGATGCGCTGTGCCGGCGGCACCGCGACACCGACCTGGCCCCCGATGCCGACCTGCGCGAGGGCTGGACCAAGACCCTGCGCGCCGCCGCCTGGCGGATATTCGATGACACCGTGGACCTGGACGGCCTGACCGACCAGGTGCCCCACCGGCTGCTGTTCGCGCGCGACGAACTGGGCAAGCGCCTGCTGCGGGCGGGCGGCATGGGCCTGCGCAAGGCGCGGGGCTGA
- a CDS encoding type I-E CRISPR-associated protein Cse2/CasB: MTAPPATPSAPSAASPPAGDRPRDLFGLYKPVFQDWWDGLTDAANDHTNPQRGPLARLRRLGIYDSPTGPLPDVATALSEGAFQHLYKAVRGRQPRAEEGGKRLSDDQEESLVVVAATLAHVRGHRPGRTAALLGGPEDGPPRLLAEARFLRLMRVETAAELMDQARRLVALLGREAPVGDLGASLFLWRVLPKVRRDWARSYYGLDLAGHGAAKPGPIPPSQDAPEPGAA, translated from the coding sequence TTGACCGCACCCCCCGCCACGCCATCCGCCCCCTCGGCCGCGTCTCCACCCGCCGGCGATCGTCCGCGCGACCTGTTCGGCCTTTACAAGCCGGTGTTCCAGGACTGGTGGGACGGCCTGACGGACGCCGCCAACGACCACACCAACCCCCAACGGGGGCCGCTGGCCCGCCTGCGGCGCCTGGGCATCTACGACAGCCCGACCGGCCCCCTGCCGGACGTGGCCACCGCCTTGTCCGAGGGTGCTTTCCAGCATCTCTACAAGGCGGTGCGTGGCCGGCAGCCGCGCGCGGAGGAGGGCGGAAAGCGCCTGTCCGATGACCAGGAGGAAAGCCTGGTGGTGGTGGCCGCCACCCTGGCCCATGTGCGCGGCCACCGGCCGGGCAGGACCGCCGCCCTGCTGGGCGGGCCGGAGGATGGGCCGCCACGCCTGCTGGCCGAGGCCCGTTTCCTGCGCCTGATGCGGGTTGAAACCGCCGCCGAACTGATGGACCAGGCCCGCCGCCTGGTGGCCCTGCTGGGGCGTGAGGCGCCGGTGGGCGATTTGGGCGCCAGCCTGTTCCTGTGGCGCGTCCTGCCCAAGGTGCGGCGCGACTGGGCCCGGTCCTACTACGGCCTGGACCTGGCCGGCCACGGCGCCGCCAAGCCCGGCCCCATTCCCCCCTCTCAAGACGCCCCCGAACCCGGAGCCGCCTGA
- the cas7e gene encoding type I-E CRISPR-associated protein Cas7/Cse4/CasC: MPRFLQLHLLTTYPAANLNRDDTGRPKTVTFGGADRLRISSQSLKRAFRTSAIFADGLPGALGTRSQAFAGALVDALVASGLEREEAVTRAETVITVAKLGKVKKGAPAQTEQLVHLGPEELDAIVGLAERLAQPDGLEEKSILVLKDKPRAADIAMFGRMLADNPGYNVEAAVQVAHAFTTHRAVVDDDYYTAVDDIKNADQTADRGAGFIGVQQFGAGLFYLYICIDAGLLLDNLAGDAGLAADAVAALVSAAAIVSPSGKQASFASRSKARYALLEVGDEAPRSLAGAFQLPVGARAGEADQYRDSIARLTDLRDGYKRAYDEEWISHVMDVDRPDGGRLADLVAAARAAVTAQAGG; encoded by the coding sequence ATGCCGCGTTTCCTGCAACTGCACCTGCTGACCACCTATCCCGCCGCCAACCTGAACCGGGACGACACCGGCCGGCCCAAGACCGTCACCTTCGGCGGGGCGGACCGGCTGCGCATCTCCTCCCAAAGCCTGAAGCGGGCCTTCCGCACCTCCGCCATCTTCGCCGATGGTTTGCCGGGCGCCTTGGGCACCCGCTCCCAGGCCTTCGCCGGCGCCCTGGTGGATGCGCTGGTCGCCAGCGGTCTGGAACGGGAGGAGGCGGTGACCCGGGCGGAAACCGTGATCACCGTGGCCAAGCTGGGCAAGGTCAAGAAGGGGGCGCCGGCCCAGACGGAGCAGCTGGTGCATTTGGGCCCCGAGGAGCTGGACGCCATCGTCGGCCTGGCCGAACGCCTGGCCCAGCCGGACGGGCTGGAGGAGAAGTCCATCCTGGTGCTGAAGGACAAGCCGCGCGCCGCCGACATCGCCATGTTCGGCCGCATGCTGGCCGACAACCCCGGCTATAACGTCGAGGCGGCGGTGCAGGTGGCCCACGCCTTCACCACCCACCGCGCGGTGGTGGACGACGATTATTACACCGCCGTGGACGACATCAAGAATGCCGACCAGACGGCGGATCGCGGCGCCGGCTTCATCGGTGTGCAGCAGTTCGGCGCCGGCCTGTTCTACCTTTACATCTGCATCGATGCCGGCCTGCTGCTGGACAATCTGGCGGGTGATGCCGGCCTGGCCGCCGACGCCGTCGCCGCCCTGGTGAGTGCTGCCGCCATCGTCAGCCCCAGCGGCAAGCAGGCCAGTTTTGCCAGCCGGTCCAAGGCCCGCTACGCCCTGCTGGAGGTGGGGGATGAGGCGCCGCGCAGCCTGGCCGGCGCCTTCCAGCTGCCGGTGGGCGCCCGCGCGGGGGAGGCCGACCAGTACCGGGATTCCATCGCGCGCCTGACCGACCTGCGCGACGGCTACAAGCGCGCCTATGATGAGGAATGGATCAGCCACGTCATGGATGTGGATCGCCCTGACGGTGGCCGGCTGGCCGATCTGGTGGCCGCCGCGCGGGCCGCCGTCACGGCCCAGGCCGGCGGCTGA
- the cas5e gene encoding type I-E CRISPR-associated protein Cas5/CasD, which translates to MANRDFLVFRLQGPMAAWGAVAVGERRPTWDLPSKSAVLGLVAAGLGLTRGDAPGHAALEAGLGFAVRQDAAGRPLRDYHTAQAPKARRNAQWRTRRDELAGDKDDLNTVLSERLYRLEAAATVALWRRGDAGAAPALPDLAAGLVRPRYTLFLGRKSCPLGRPPRPRTVAADGLLAAFSAYDAAEGAAGLHLPLWLNRGRPPADAPRDVWFEWHAGLAAEESQVLAGDDGQHRQRRDAVADRARWQFTDRREGRLVWRAPVIGEGAVVGKGDTP; encoded by the coding sequence ATGGCCAACCGGGATTTCCTGGTCTTTCGTCTGCAGGGGCCCATGGCCGCCTGGGGTGCCGTGGCGGTGGGGGAACGTCGGCCCACCTGGGACCTGCCGTCCAAGTCCGCCGTCCTGGGCTTGGTGGCGGCCGGCCTGGGCCTGACGCGGGGCGATGCGCCGGGCCATGCGGCGCTGGAGGCCGGCCTGGGGTTCGCCGTCCGCCAGGACGCCGCCGGCCGGCCGCTGCGCGACTATCACACCGCCCAGGCGCCCAAGGCCCGGCGCAACGCCCAGTGGCGCACCCGCCGGGATGAACTGGCCGGGGACAAGGACGATCTGAACACCGTGCTGTCCGAACGCCTTTACCGGCTGGAGGCGGCGGCCACCGTGGCGCTGTGGCGGCGGGGGGATGCGGGGGCGGCGCCGGCACTGCCCGATCTTGCGGCCGGCCTGGTCCGGCCGCGCTACACCCTGTTCCTGGGGCGCAAGAGCTGCCCGCTGGGCCGCCCGCCCCGCCCGCGCACCGTGGCCGCCGACGGCCTGCTGGCGGCCTTCAGCGCCTATGACGCGGCGGAGGGTGCCGCCGGCCTGCACCTGCCCCTGTGGCTCAACCGTGGGCGCCCGCCGGCCGACGCGCCGCGCGATGTCTGGTTCGAGTGGCACGCCGGCCTGGCGGCGGAGGAAAGCCAAGTGCTGGCCGGTGATGACGGGCAGCACCGCCAGCGCCGCGACGCCGTGGCCGACCGGGCCCGCTGGCAGTTCACCGACCGGCGGGAGGGCCGCCTGGTGTGGCGGGCGCCCGTCATCGGCGAAGGGGCGGTTGTGGGTAAGGGGGACACGCCATGA
- the cas6e gene encoding type I-E CRISPR-associated protein Cas6/Cse3/CasE, with protein sequence MSFITRAHLRQDTPAVRNLARLLLDQSDADNGHRLVWTLFGEDPDAARDFLYREAEPGHFLVVSSRPPQASTDIWALETKAYAPAPPEGAAYAFTLRANPAASVARPGARGLRVDAVMHARTQKGGPLTVEEKEAAALAWLYARADRLGVAFEAERCAAAGYRKVTVPRKGAPPAQFALVDYDGVLRVRDPGRLAEALRGGVGRARAYGCGLLLLRPLPAM encoded by the coding sequence ATGAGTTTCATCACCCGCGCCCATCTGCGCCAGGACACGCCGGCGGTGCGCAACCTGGCCCGCCTGCTGCTGGACCAGAGCGATGCCGACAACGGCCACCGGCTGGTGTGGACGCTGTTCGGCGAGGATCCGGACGCCGCCCGTGATTTCCTGTACCGCGAGGCGGAGCCGGGGCATTTCCTGGTGGTGTCGTCCCGCCCGCCCCAGGCCAGCACCGACATCTGGGCGCTGGAGACCAAGGCCTACGCGCCCGCCCCGCCGGAAGGGGCCGCCTATGCCTTCACCCTGCGCGCCAACCCGGCCGCCAGCGTGGCGCGGCCGGGTGCCCGCGGCCTGCGGGTGGACGCCGTCATGCACGCCCGCACCCAAAAGGGCGGGCCCCTGACGGTGGAGGAGAAGGAGGCGGCGGCCCTGGCCTGGCTGTACGCCCGCGCCGACCGCCTGGGCGTGGCCTTTGAGGCCGAACGGTGTGCGGCCGCCGGCTATCGCAAGGTGACGGTTCCCCGCAAGGGGGCGCCACCCGCCCAGTTCGCCCTGGTGGATTATGACGGCGTGCTGCGGGTACGGGACCCCGGGCGCCTGGCCGAGGCCCTGCGGGGCGGGGTGGGCCGGGCACGGGCCTACGGCTGCGGCCTGCTGCTGCTGCGCCCCTTGCCGGCGATGTGA
- the cas1e gene encoding type I-E CRISPR-associated endonuclease Cas1e, giving the protein MAEAPYVPLRPIPLKERSAILFLEYGQLDVLDGAFVLVDQNGTRMQIPVGGLACLMLEPGTRVSHAAVVLCARVGCLLVWVGEAGVRLYAAGQPGGARADLLLFQARNALDEGARLNVVREMFRRRFGEEPPERRSVDQLRGMEGARVRATYQLLAQRHGVTWKARRYDQEDWTGGDLPNRCLSAANACLYGLCEAAILAAGYAPAIGFLHRGKPQSFVYDVADLYKFDTVVPAAFQVAARILKGKGGQEPPERQVRIACRDLFRRTGLLERVIPDIAAILAAGGLAPPEDAPEAADPAIPPEEGSGDDGHRG; this is encoded by the coding sequence ATGGCCGAGGCGCCTTATGTCCCGCTGCGTCCCATCCCGCTGAAGGAACGGTCGGCCATCCTGTTCCTGGAATATGGCCAGCTGGACGTGCTGGACGGCGCCTTCGTCCTGGTGGACCAGAACGGCACCCGCATGCAGATACCGGTGGGCGGCCTGGCCTGCCTGATGCTGGAACCGGGCACGCGGGTTTCCCATGCCGCCGTGGTGCTGTGCGCCCGGGTGGGCTGCCTGCTGGTCTGGGTGGGGGAGGCCGGGGTGCGCCTCTACGCCGCCGGCCAGCCGGGCGGGGCGCGGGCCGACCTGCTGCTGTTCCAGGCCCGGAACGCCCTGGATGAGGGCGCGCGCCTGAACGTGGTGCGCGAGATGTTCCGCCGCCGCTTCGGGGAGGAGCCGCCCGAGCGCCGGTCGGTGGACCAGTTGCGGGGGATGGAGGGTGCGCGGGTGCGGGCCACCTACCAGCTGCTGGCCCAGCGCCACGGCGTGACGTGGAAGGCCCGCCGGTATGATCAGGAGGATTGGACGGGCGGCGACCTGCCCAACCGTTGCCTGTCGGCGGCCAACGCCTGCCTCTATGGCCTGTGCGAGGCGGCGATCCTGGCGGCGGGCTATGCCCCGGCCATCGGTTTCCTGCACCGGGGCAAGCCACAAAGCTTCGTCTATGACGTGGCCGACCTTTACAAGTTCGACACGGTGGTGCCGGCGGCCTTCCAGGTGGCGGCCCGCATCCTGAAGGGCAAGGGCGGGCAGGAGCCGCCGGAGCGCCAGGTGCGCATCGCCTGCCGCGACCTGTTCCGCCGCACCGGCCTGCTGGAACGCGTCATCCCCGACATCGCCGCCATCCTGGCGGCCGGCGGCCTGGCCCCGCCGGAGGATGCACCCGAGGCGGCCGACCCCGCCATCCCACCGGAGGAGGGCAGCGGCGATGATGGTCATCGTGGTTGA
- the cas2e gene encoding type I-E CRISPR-associated endoribonuclease Cas2e — translation MMVIVVENAPPRLRGRLSLWLAEVRAGVYVGVYSRRVRERIWEEVGQMIGEGNAVMTWAAPTDSGFAFAAIGANRREPVDIDGLTLVKFRPPTDPDAPPF, via the coding sequence ATGATGGTCATCGTGGTTGAAAACGCCCCGCCCCGCCTGCGTGGGCGGCTGTCCCTCTGGCTGGCGGAGGTGCGCGCCGGCGTCTATGTCGGCGTCTACTCCCGCCGGGTGCGCGAACGCATCTGGGAAGAGGTGGGCCAGATGATCGGCGAGGGCAACGCCGTCATGACCTGGGCCGCCCCCACCGACAGCGGCTTCGCCTTCGCCGCCATCGGCGCCAACCGCCGCGAGCCCGTGGACATCGACGGCCTGACCCTGGTCAAGTTCCGCCCCCCGACCGACCCGGATGCACCGCCGTTCTGA